The [Clostridium] celerecrescens 18A genomic sequence TGCTGTTTGTGCCGGTCATGGACAACAATGCCTGGAAAATATGGCTCTATTTCCTCCCAAGCCAGCTTTACAATGCTTATATAGGAGCAGAATGTTTAAGGATAATAAAAAAGAATCCTGAGGAATATCAGGATCCTTTCTTTAAATGGTGTAAAAGACTTTTTTATATTACTGTTCTCATGAATATCCTCATCATTGCAGAAGATACCATTGTAATCTTTAATTTTGATACTTATTCAAAATATTATATTAATATGAATAACAGGAGTTTAACCTCTGATATTCTATATCTTATTTATGCCTTATTTTCTACCGGATATCTTATGTACTACTTAAAGATATTATTGAAGAATAATACCATTGTTTCGGAAGTAACCAGCCATACCCGGGGGAACCTGCCCTCTGATATAGAAGAAAGCGTTCTGTACCGTTTCAGCGAAGCAAACCATCTTACTGCAAGGGAGAGGGAAATACTGAGAGTGCTTCTTATGGATAAAACCAATCAGGAAATAAGCGAGGATTTATACATCTCCCTGGGAACAGCGAAAACCCATGTTCATAATATCTTTCAAAAAATCGGAGTTGTAAAACGCCCTCAGCTTCTTGAGGTTTATGCCGCCTACCGGGATGAACAGCTAAATAAAGAACCAGAAAAAGAAACGCCGTCCCCATAAGCTTTATCCAGCCGGGGACGGCGTGTTTTATTTTAGAAGGTGGATAAATAATCCGCTGCGAAGCTTTGGCTCGAACCATGTGGATTTGGGAGGCATCAAAAGTCCTGCATCCGCCACGGCAAACAGTTCCTGAATGGATGTGGGGTACATGGAAAATGCCACTGCCATATCCTGGCTGCACCGTTTCTCCAGTTCTTTAAGTCCCCGGATCCCTCCAATAAAATCAATTCTTTTATCCGTTCTGGGATCTCCGATTCCCAAAACAGGACCGAGCAGGTTATCCTGGAGGATGGACACATCAAGTCCTCTTACCGGATCTGTGGATTTTAAGGAATTGAAAGCTTTCAAGCAGTACCATTTCCGGTTTAAGTACATACCAAAGGTGCCTTTGTCCAAAGGTGCAAAGGCCTCGGTCCCCATACAGAATACTTCAAAGGACTGCTCTGTCTTTTGAAGAAACTCCTCCTCTGAAAGGCCATTTAAATCCTTTACCACCCGGTTATATGGCATGATCATCAGCTGGTCATGGGGAAACAGCACGGAAAGAAAATAGTTAAAAGGTTCTCCTCCTGTATACCCCGGATTTTCCGCACGCCTCTTAAGTCCTACCTTTACAGCGGAAGCAGCCCTGTGATGTCCATCTGCGATATAAGTAGCGGGGATCGTTTGGAAAGCCTTTTCGATCAGTGTGATGCTGTCCTTGTCATGGATCTGCCATACCCTGTGGCTGATTCCGTCTTCTGCCGCAAAATCATACAAAGGCTCAGTATCTGTTTTTAAATTCACAATTTCGTTGACCGTTTCATTGGAACGGTAAGCCAGAAAAATGGGGCCGGTCTGTGCATCGGTAGTATCCACATGGCGGATCCGGTCTACTTCCTTTTCTTCTCTGGTATTTTCGTGTTTTTTTATGACTCCATTCACATAATCATCAATGGAAGAACAGGCCACGATTCCAGTCTGACGCCTTCCGTCCATCGTCAGCTCATAGATATAATAGGCTTCCAGACAATCTTTCTTAAAAGTCCCGTCCTCTATCCAGCTTTTCAGCATTTCTCCGGCTTTTTCATAAACACGGACATCATAGGTATCCACGTCATCAGAAAACTGGGTCTCCGGCCTGTCAATGTTTAAAAATGACCTTGGGTTGGCTGCCGTTACCTGGCAGGCCTCCTTACGGCTGTATACGTCATAGGGAAGGGCTGCCACCTGCCCGGCATACCGTTCATCAGGTCTAATGCATTGAAATGGTTTTACAATTGCCATAGTGTCTCCTTTATTTGCTTACAGTTCTTTCATGCAGAAACATGTATGTAATGTGTGCGTGTGGGCTTGCTCACTAAGCACAAATCACATACATGTTTCTATAGGGCGGACGTCCGGCATGAATCATTTAGCGGCCTATATCTTTCCCCTTCGGAAATAACTTCTATATGCTAAATGAAGATGGCATGGTTAAACTCTATTATTTAACTACCCTCACCCGAAGTACGCCCTTTATTTCACTTAGCTTACGTATGCTCTCCCCATCCGGAACGCTTTCCAAATCAAGCAGGGTATACGCGTACTTTTCACGGCTTTTGTTGGTCATATCGGAGATGTTCATATCTCCTGCTGCCAGTGTTCCTGTAATCTGTCCGATCATATTAGGGATATTTAAGTGAAGCACTGCGATGCGGCTTGCTGCCTTGCATACTCCCATATCACAGACAGGAAAGTTTACGGAATTGCGGATATTCCCGTTATCGATGTAATCCATGATCTCCTCTACTGCCATTTTGGCGCAGTTATCCTCGGATTCCTCGGTAGAAGCGCCTAAGTGAGGGATAACGATGGCTCCTTCCATATGAACAGACTTTGGATTGGGGAAATCCGTCACATATCTTTTCACCTTGCCGGTTTTTAAGGCCTCAGCCATATCATCCTCATTCACCAGGACGTCTCTTGAAAAGTTCAGAACCACAGCGCCATCCTTCATTCGATCAAGAGCAGCCTTATTCACCATTCCTTTTGTGGAATCAATTAACGGCAGGTGAAGGGTTATGTAATCGCATTCCTGGTAAATGGTATCTACGGATGTGATGTGCTTGATATTCCTTGAAAGCTTCCATGCCGCATTTATAGAAATGTAGGGATCATACCCATAAACCTCCATTCCTAAGGAAGTGCAGGCATTGGCTACTTCTGCACCAATGGCTCCAAGTCCGATAACGCCCAGCTTCTTTCCCTTAATTTCGTATCCTGCAAAGGCCTTTTTAGCTACTTCCGCAGATTTTGCAATATTCTCGTCGTCCTTATTATCTTTACACCAGCGGATGCCTCCTTCAATATCTCTGGAAGCCATCATAAGGCCTGCAATAACCAGCTCCTTAACTCCGTTGGCATTGGCTCCTGGTGTATTAAACACCACGATCCCCTTTGCGGCACACTCATCCAGGGGGATGTTATTGACTCCTGCCCCGGCTCTTGCGATGGCTAAAAGACCCTCAGGGAATTCAAGCTCATGCATGGAAGCGCTTCGGACAAGAACACCATCCGCTTCTTTTATGTCATCTGTTAAGGTATAATCTTCTGTCAGCAATGCGGTTCCGCAGCTGGAAACCGCATTGAGGCAATGAATTTTTCTCATCATGTCTCCTCTCTTAACTGTATGGTCATTTCCCATGCTTTGCTTCAAATTCCTTCATAAAGGCAACCAGCTTCTCCACACCTTCTATAGGCATGGCGTTATAAATACTGGCCCGCATACCGCCTACGCTCCGGTGGCCTTTTAAGTTTTCAAAACCTGCTGCCTTTGATTCCTTTACAAACAGTGCATCCAATTCCTCGCTTCCGGTCACAAAGGGCACATTCATCAGAGAACGGTCTTCCTTTACTACAGTACCGGTAAACATCTGGCTCTGGTCCAGATAATCATATAGAATGGCTGCCTTCTTTTCATTGAGCTCTTTCATGGCTTCCAGACCGCCCCGGTTTTTTAACCACTTAAACACCTTTCCGCAGATATAGATTCCATAGGCCGGTGGTGTGTTATAAAGAGATTTCTCATCGGCATGAGTCTTATATCGGAGCATGGTAGGTGTTCCAGGAAGCACAGCCTCTGTGATCAAGTCTTCCCGGATGATGGCGATGACCACGCCTGCAGGCCCTACGTTCTTCTGGGCGCCTGCAAAAATCAGACCGTATTTTGAAACGTCAATAGGTTCCGATAAGAAACAGGAGGAGAGATCGGCAACAAGTGTTTTTCCTTTTGTATTTGGCAATGTTTTATACTTAGTCCCGTAAATTGTGTTATTTTCACAGATATAAACGTAATCCGCATCATCAGAAATCGGCAGATCCGAAACATCCGGGATATAATTGAAGGTCTTGTCGGCGCTTGACGCAACTGCATTGGCCGTACCGTAAAGCTTTGCTTCCTGGTATGCCTTCTTCGCCCACTGTCCCGTAATGATATAATCCCCTACGCGATTCTTGAATAAGTTCATGGGAACCATAGCAAACTGCTGGGAGGCTCCGCCCTGTAAAAATAATACCTTATAATTGTCCGGAATCTTCAATAAATCCCGCAAATCGGCTTCTGCATCACCAATAATGGATTCGAACATCTTGGACCTGTGGCTCATCTCCATGACTGACATTCCACAACCTCTGTAATCCATCATCTCTTCTGCGGCTTCTCTCAGGACTTCTTCCGGCAGCACAGCAGGCCCTGCGGAAAAATTGTACACTCTGCTCATAATCTTCCTCCTCATACTTTTGTCTTAAATCTTTAAGTCTTCTGCGTCAAACGCATCCTGGATGGGCGCTCCCGGTGATACCATTGGGAATACCTTGTCATCACAATGAATCTGACAATCTATAACAACAGGAACGTTTAACTCTATAGCTTCTCTGAGGACAGGCTCAAAATCGTCCTTACTGGTCACACGGTAAGCCTTAGCTCCCAGCCCTTCCGCCACCTTTACAAAATCCACCTGATCATTAAGAACTGTATGTGAATACCTCTTACCATAGAACAGGGTCTGCCACTGACGGACCATGCCTAATACGTGGTTGTTTAAAACCACCTGAATGATGGGAATATTGTAGCGGGTAGCCGTGGCGATCTCATTCATATTCATACGGAAACATCCATCTCCTGCCACGTTAATGACTACCTTATCCTTGCAGCCCAGCTTTGCACCCAGGGAGGCCCCCAGGCCATAGCCCATGGTTCCAAGACCACCGGAGGAGAGGAAGCTTCTGGGATATTTATACTGGTAGAACTGGGCAGCCCACATCTGATGCTGGCCCACCTCTGTTGTAATGATGGCGTCTCCCTGTGTGATCTCATAAATCTTTTCAATGATATAGGGACCGGTCAGCGCGCTCTTATCGAAGCGCATGGGATACATATCCTTCAGCCGGTCAATGTGGCCCAGCCACTCTTCATGATTGATGGGATCTAAACGGGCATTCAGTTTTTTTAAGATTACTTTTACATCACCGACGACGCTGGCATATGTCTTAACGTTCTTATTGATCTCCGCCGGGTCTACATCAAACTGAAGGATCTTTGCCCTCTTGGCAAACTTAGCGGCATTGCCGGTCACCCGGTCACTGAACCGGGCACCTACTACAATCAATAAGTCACATTCTGTTATTCCAAAATTAGAGGTCTTGGTTCCGTGCATTCCGACCATTCCGGTATACAATTCATCGGTTCCGTCGAAAGCTCCTTTTCCCATAAGACTGTCTGCCACCGGGGCCTGAATCTTGTGGGCAAAGGAAGAAAGCTCCTCCGAGGCATTGGAAGCAACCGCGCCTCCTCCTACGAAGATATACGGTTTCTGGGATTTCCGGATCAGCTGCAGTGCTGTCTCTAAATCTTCCTCAGTTATGGTATCTTCCTGCCTTTTAACCGGCTCCGGCATCTGGGATTCATAATCAAAGGTGCCGGCGGTAACATCCTTTGTGATATCAACCAGCACAGGTCCCGGCCTTCCGGTCTGTGCGATCTGGAAAGCCCGGCGGATGGTGTCAGCCAGTTTTGTTATATCTTTAACGATAAAGTTGTATTTTGTGATAGGCATCGTCACACCGGTGATATCTATCTCCTGGAAGCTATCTCTTCCCAGAAGGTTTACTGCCACGTTGCATGTAATAGCAACCATTGGGATGGAATCCATAAATGCGGTGGCAATTCCGGTTACCAGGTTAGTGGCTCCAGGCCCTGAGGTGGCCAGACAAACTCCCACCTTACCGGTAGCTCTTGCATATCCGTCTGCCGCATGGGCCGCGCCCTGTTCATGGGAAGTCAGGATATGGGTGATCTCATCTTGATGTTTATAAAGGGCATCGTATATATTTAAGATCGTACCGCCCGGATATCCAAAAACAGTATCCACTCCCTGCTCTTTCAGGCATTCGATCACAATCTCTGCTCCTGTCAATGTCTTCATAGGCTGCTCCTTTTTTTTATATTTCGAGAATCGCTCCCCGACTTGCCGGGGCTGCCATTGCCGCATAGCGTGCCAGATATCCAGTGGTCACCTGAGGTTTCCTTGGCTGCCAGTTGGCCTTTCTTCTGGTCATTTCTTCATCAGATACCTTCACGTCTAACCGATGGTTATCAATATCAATGAAAATGATGTCTCCCTCTTCAACCAGGGCAATGGGACCTCCCACCGCTGCCTCCGGACATGCATGCCCGATGGAGGCACCTCTGGAAGCACCGCTGAAACGTCCGTCGGTAATAAGGGCCACTGTGGAACCTAACCCCATGCCTGCAATGGCTGAGGTGGGATTTAACATCTCCCTCATACCCGGACCTCCCTTGGGGCCTTCATATCGGATAACAACTACATCTCCTGCCACAATCTTACCGCCCTTGATGGCTGCTATGGCATCCTCCTCACAATCAAACACTCTTGCCGGGCCTTCATGCTTTAACATCTCAGGCGCTACGGCGGAGCGCTTAACCACTGCGGAATCAGGGGCCAGGTTTCCCTTTAAGATGGCGATTCCGCCAGTCTGGCTGTAGGGATCTTCCACCGGCCGGATCACTTCAGGATTCTTATTTATACAACTCCTAATATTCTCTCCAACCGTTTTACCTGTTACTGTCATACAGTCTAATTCCAGAAGCCCCAGCTTGCTGACCTCGTTCATAACAGCATATATGCCGCCTGCTTCATTTAAATCTTCCATATAAGTTGGTCCTGCCGGAGCCAGATGGCACAGGTTAGGAGTCTTTGCACTGATCTTATTTGCAATTTCCAGATTTAAATCCACTCCTGCCTCATGGGCAATGGCAGGAAGATGAAGCATGCTGTTGGTACTGCAACCCAGAGCCATATCCATAGTCAGGGCATTGCAAAAGGCTTTTTCTGTCATGATGTCACGTGGACAGATATTCTTCTTAAGCATCTCCATAACTGCCATTCCTGCATGCTTTGCCAGCTTAAGACGTTCCGAATAAACCGCCGGAATGGTTCCGTTTCCTTTCAGTCCCATTCCCAAAACCTCGGTCAGGCAGTTCATGCTGTTGGCCGTATACATGCCGGAACAGGAGCCGCAGGTAGGGCACGCCTTTTGCTCGTATTCCCTTACATCCTCTTCTGTCATGTTTCCTGCGGTATAAGCTCCTACCGCCTCAAACATGCTGGAAAGGCTGGTTTTATGGCCGTGCACACGCCCTGCTAACATTGGTCCGCCACTGACGAACACTGTGGGTATGTTAATGCGGGCTGCTGCCATTAAGAGTCCAGGAACATTCTTATCACAGTTGGGTACCATGACCAGAGCGTCAAAGGCATGGGCTCTGGCAAGGCATTCTGTGGAATCAGCAACCAGGTCCCTGGTGACCAGGGAGTATTTCATTCCAATGTGTCCCATGGCGATTCCATCACATACCGCTATGGCCGGAACCATCACAGGTGTACCGCCGGCCATGGCGACTCCCATTTTAACGGCATCCACTATTTTGTCCAGGTTCATATGGCCTGGTACGATTTCATTATAAGAACTGACAATACCGATCAGAGGTCTTTCCATCTCTTCCTCTGTCATTCCCAGTGCGTGAAACAGGGAACGGTGAGGCGCCTGCTGCATCCCTTTTTTTACTGAATCACTTTTCATGTGCTGCACACTCCTTTTCTTTTCCAATCTGTTCCGCAATTAAATCTCCCATCTCTGCGGTTGAGACCTTTTTACACGTTTCTGAATATATATCTGCCGTCCGGTATCCTTCCTTAAGCACTTGCTCCACGGCTGCCTCCACAGCTGCCGCTTCTGTATCCAGATCAAAGGAATAGCGAAGCATCATAGCGGCGGAAAGAACGGTTGCAATGGGATTTGCAATATTTTTACCCGCAATATCCGGGGCAGAGCCATGACTTGGTTCATACATTCCAAATTTGCTTTCATTCATGCTTGCCGAGGAAAGCATTCCAATGGAGCCTGTGATCATGCTGGCTTCATCGGATAAGATATCACCGAACATATTCTCAGTCAGGATCACATCAAACTGTCCCGGATTCATGACAAGCTGCATCGCACAGTTATCCACCAGCATATGGGATAAGGTCACTTCCGGATAATCCTTTGCCACCTCTTCCACCACGCTTCTCCATAGTCTGGAGGAATCCAGCACATTTGCCTTATCAACGCTTGTTACTTTTTTCCGGCGTTTCATGGCAATATCAAATGCCTTAACGGCAATTCTTCTTATTTCATTTTCATTATAGGTAAGGGTATCCACGGCAGTCAATACGCCATCCAGCTCTTTGGTATACCGCTCTCCGAAATACAGGCCCCCTGTCAGTTCTCTCATGATGACCATGTCAAACCCTTCTCCAATAATCTCATTCTTTAAAGGACAGGCATCCGATAGCTCTTTATACAGATAGGCTGGGCGGATATTGGCAAATAAATTAAGACCCTTACGGATGGCAAGTAGCCCCGCTTCAGGTCTCAGATTCGGTGCCACATCGTACCATCTTGAATTTCCTACATTTCCGCCAACTGCCCCAAGGAGAACGGAATCACTGTTTTTCGCTGTTTCAAGGGCTTCATCTGTTAAGGGAACTCCATATGTATCAATGGAAATGCCGCCCATCAATACTTCTGTATACTGGAACTCATGACCATATACACTTCCCACTTTATCAAGTACCTTTCTCGCTTCGCCAATGATTTCAGGCCCGATCCCGTCGCCGGGAATCACTGCAATGTTGTAATTCATCTCTTCCACTCCCTCTATGACACTGTACTATGCTAATATATTTCTTCTCATAATAGAACATTTATCGGGATTTTTCAACTAAAATAAAATAATTTTCGAGAAAAGAATATATGAGATTGGAATTGATACTATAAATTTAAGTTATAAGATAAAAAAATGGGAACCGGTCATCCGGTTCCCATTGGCTGTTTTTCTTCCTGAATCTCTTCTGGGCTCAATGCCTCAATTTTCCAGGCAATGTCCTTTTCTTCCTGGATCAGCTCCTGGAAATGCCCGCATACTTCCTGGATAATTTCCCGGTTGTTCTGCCTGAATGAAGCCTTATATAACCCATGCTTCACTGCCGTCCACTTTAAGAAGTATTCCTTATGGA encodes the following:
- the leuB gene encoding 3-isopropylmalate dehydrogenase, which translates into the protein MNYNIAVIPGDGIGPEIIGEARKVLDKVGSVYGHEFQYTEVLMGGISIDTYGVPLTDEALETAKNSDSVLLGAVGGNVGNSRWYDVAPNLRPEAGLLAIRKGLNLFANIRPAYLYKELSDACPLKNEIIGEGFDMVIMRELTGGLYFGERYTKELDGVLTAVDTLTYNENEIRRIAVKAFDIAMKRRKKVTSVDKANVLDSSRLWRSVVEEVAKDYPEVTLSHMLVDNCAMQLVMNPGQFDVILTENMFGDILSDEASMITGSIGMLSSASMNESKFGMYEPSHGSAPDIAGKNIANPIATVLSAAMMLRYSFDLDTEAAAVEAAVEQVLKEGYRTADIYSETCKKVSTAEMGDLIAEQIGKEKECAAHEK
- the ilvD gene encoding dihydroxy-acid dehydratase, with translation MKSDSVKKGMQQAPHRSLFHALGMTEEEMERPLIGIVSSYNEIVPGHMNLDKIVDAVKMGVAMAGGTPVMVPAIAVCDGIAMGHIGMKYSLVTRDLVADSTECLARAHAFDALVMVPNCDKNVPGLLMAAARINIPTVFVSGGPMLAGRVHGHKTSLSSMFEAVGAYTAGNMTEEDVREYEQKACPTCGSCSGMYTANSMNCLTEVLGMGLKGNGTIPAVYSERLKLAKHAGMAVMEMLKKNICPRDIMTEKAFCNALTMDMALGCSTNSMLHLPAIAHEAGVDLNLEIANKISAKTPNLCHLAPAGPTYMEDLNEAGGIYAVMNEVSKLGLLELDCMTVTGKTVGENIRSCINKNPEVIRPVEDPYSQTGGIAILKGNLAPDSAVVKRSAVAPEMLKHEGPARVFDCEEDAIAAIKGGKIVAGDVVVIRYEGPKGGPGMREMLNPTSAIAGMGLGSTVALITDGRFSGASRGASIGHACPEAAVGGPIALVEEGDIIFIDIDNHRLDVKVSDEEMTRRKANWQPRKPQVTTGYLARYAAMAAPASRGAILEI
- the ilvB gene encoding biosynthetic-type acetolactate synthase large subunit, whose product is MKTLTGAEIVIECLKEQGVDTVFGYPGGTILNIYDALYKHQDEITHILTSHEQGAAHAADGYARATGKVGVCLATSGPGATNLVTGIATAFMDSIPMVAITCNVAVNLLGRDSFQEIDITGVTMPITKYNFIVKDITKLADTIRRAFQIAQTGRPGPVLVDITKDVTAGTFDYESQMPEPVKRQEDTITEEDLETALQLIRKSQKPYIFVGGGAVASNASEELSSFAHKIQAPVADSLMGKGAFDGTDELYTGMVGMHGTKTSNFGITECDLLIVVGARFSDRVTGNAAKFAKRAKILQFDVDPAEINKNVKTYASVVGDVKVILKKLNARLDPINHEEWLGHIDRLKDMYPMRFDKSALTGPYIIEKIYEITQGDAIITTEVGQHQMWAAQFYQYKYPRSFLSSGGLGTMGYGLGASLGAKLGCKDKVVINVAGDGCFRMNMNEIATATRYNIPIIQVVLNNHVLGMVRQWQTLFYGKRYSHTVLNDQVDFVKVAEGLGAKAYRVTSKDDFEPVLREAIELNVPVVIDCQIHCDDKVFPMVSPGAPIQDAFDAEDLKI
- the serC gene encoding 3-phosphoserine/phosphohydroxythreonine transaminase; its protein translation is MSRVYNFSAGPAVLPEEVLREAAEEMMDYRGCGMSVMEMSHRSKMFESIIGDAEADLRDLLKIPDNYKVLFLQGGASQQFAMVPMNLFKNRVGDYIITGQWAKKAYQEAKLYGTANAVASSADKTFNYIPDVSDLPISDDADYVYICENNTIYGTKYKTLPNTKGKTLVADLSSCFLSEPIDVSKYGLIFAGAQKNVGPAGVVIAIIREDLITEAVLPGTPTMLRYKTHADEKSLYNTPPAYGIYICGKVFKWLKNRGGLEAMKELNEKKAAILYDYLDQSQMFTGTVVKEDRSLMNVPFVTGSEELDALFVKESKAAGFENLKGHRSVGGMRASIYNAMPIEGVEKLVAFMKEFEAKHGK
- a CDS encoding helix-turn-helix domain-containing protein → MGKGIVFIYNLVLIMVYSGVFWMSFSLFFNGKEKILLWIGIIFGAVLTDDIVIFASEMFENFAESYNRVFMIVPTHKTMIYLILSLGYLTIFKRLLNRTITFRDYGILAVYVTFMLFVPVMDNNAWKIWLYFLPSQLYNAYIGAECLRIIKKNPEEYQDPFFKWCKRLFYITVLMNILIIAEDTIVIFNFDTYSKYYINMNNRSLTSDILYLIYALFSTGYLMYYLKILLKNNTIVSEVTSHTRGNLPSDIEESVLYRFSEANHLTAREREILRVLLMDKTNQEISEDLYISLGTAKTHVHNIFQKIGVVKRPQLLEVYAAYRDEQLNKEPEKETPSP
- a CDS encoding phosphoglycerate dehydrogenase, which gives rise to MRKIHCLNAVSSCGTALLTEDYTLTDDIKEADGVLVRSASMHELEFPEGLLAIARAGAGVNNIPLDECAAKGIVVFNTPGANANGVKELVIAGLMMASRDIEGGIRWCKDNKDDENIAKSAEVAKKAFAGYEIKGKKLGVIGLGAIGAEVANACTSLGMEVYGYDPYISINAAWKLSRNIKHITSVDTIYQECDYITLHLPLIDSTKGMVNKAALDRMKDGAVVLNFSRDVLVNEDDMAEALKTGKVKRYVTDFPNPKSVHMEGAIVIPHLGASTEESEDNCAKMAVEEIMDYIDNGNIRNSVNFPVCDMGVCKAASRIAVLHLNIPNMIGQITGTLAAGDMNISDMTNKSREKYAYTLLDLESVPDGESIRKLSEIKGVLRVRVVK
- a CDS encoding DUF1015 domain-containing protein; this translates as MAIVKPFQCIRPDERYAGQVAALPYDVYSRKEACQVTAANPRSFLNIDRPETQFSDDVDTYDVRVYEKAGEMLKSWIEDGTFKKDCLEAYYIYELTMDGRRQTGIVACSSIDDYVNGVIKKHENTREEKEVDRIRHVDTTDAQTGPIFLAYRSNETVNEIVNLKTDTEPLYDFAAEDGISHRVWQIHDKDSITLIEKAFQTIPATYIADGHHRAASAVKVGLKRRAENPGYTGGEPFNYFLSVLFPHDQLMIMPYNRVVKDLNGLSEEEFLQKTEQSFEVFCMGTEAFAPLDKGTFGMYLNRKWYCLKAFNSLKSTDPVRGLDVSILQDNLLGPVLGIGDPRTDKRIDFIGGIRGLKELEKRCSQDMAVAFSMYPTSIQELFAVADAGLLMPPKSTWFEPKLRSGLFIHLLK